actaggtaaatccgaatcccattctaataaactatgttgctttgatttctaaatgattagcaagttggtgtttttaatcattaaaaaacaccacttgcaacaatcatacatgttttccaaaaatacaaactttttcaaaatacaaaatacaaattttcaagattcgaggatgtccaagttgtttacaatcacctcttggactagaatcaccttaaaacatggggtaatcaaagatgacaccttttaacatttaaaagtTTAgtattttgagattcaaaactccattttcgatatacaagttcaagttttcaattttcaagatcccaccatgtttagggttgttcatggttatttccctaaactatgatcatttcaagttcaaatttcaattatttcaagttcaaatttcaattatttcaagtttaaaacttcaatattcaagctttcaagttcaagtttaacatgcaaaatctaggatatttgggttgagcaacctctcccaagttgagatttttggctttgaattcgtgtcgggcgcacttaattttaaggagccgcttggcgttcgaatctcatgtgcccaagtacaaatttcaattatgcacctttcaatattgcaatttcaatatcgcactttcaataccgcattttCAATACCGTAATTTCAAtgccgcaatttcaataccgcaatttcaattccgcactttcaattccgcatctttacttgcctagtccatttctaggcaatgtggacctactccctagtccttttctagggggtcttgtatttaattactaattccgcactttatttagtattgtgatgttgctttatttgccttattgctttcatcaccgcacatgctaaatacaaaaaaatacaaaggttacatcacgcttaacaaagatatttttttggacaaaccggccttaggttccttaaatcaatctttaaagcaaagtgaccaccatacaattagagattcaatttgctctaaattcaaacccacatagtctaatctagggtttattttcgaaaaaaatgttgtgccaacatacttgaatatttctaacggtttttcatgaaatgccctcgaggtttgcaaaaatgcaccaaataccctcgcgtcttttgaatcacataatatacccctattttttcccaagtttgcacaaaatacccctaaaccgaccttccgttagtcctccgttaagtcgtgtttataattcacagaatacccctatttataaatttattgcacaatatacacctattttgaaactaagttgcaccaaatacGCAAAATGCTtttaaactgcagaatttgaTGGTTTTGTAGTAACTGAAACTATAAATAAGGATATAAAACTATTTTAaaactaagttgcaccaaatacATCTAAATCCAGCAGCCACCATTGAGGAACGAACTCTCTTCCCAAGTGCAAGCAAACTAGACTCATGAATTTACCTCCACCTGATGTTTCCAGCAAACACTTTGAACCTCTCCTCTTCGAGCTTGGGCTGCGAAACGTGAACCTGAGAAACCTTCTGAGCCTGAAAATAAATGCATAAACAAATATTCAAGATATTAGCAAATATTCTCTTGCAACATAAGAGAATTCAAGCTCATAAATCATCAAAATCAGTCTCAATAATTCGGTAGTTCCATTGGTTCAATTTTATTGAACTTAACAATACCCACCCACTATTAAGAATACCCACCCACTATTCAGGGAACCAATAGAACCATGCTTGGGTATTCAATACTAACAATGACCACACTAGCAAGTTCGGAGCCTAATCCTCATGCTTTGAACATATGTACACAGAATGAATTCATATGTACCAATAACTACGAGTTCATAGTTCAAATATATTGACAAGTTGATATACAACGATGTTCTTATAATGCAATTTTTCTGCCTATTGAAACAGAGGCAATTACACTATACCTATAAAAGCATTTCTGCTTACCAGATAATGCAGCAACAACATTTAGAATGGCGCCAGAAACTAGAACGTGTTGGCTGCATCCTGTCACCCGATTGCATAGAATACAACATGCTGAAGTTTTATGCAACTGGATTAACTTTGCATAAAGATCAGTTATAAAGTCAGTCCAATCAACATATTTTCTCATATACAAGTAATTAACAACCCAACTTTTAGCAACCCATAAAAGATGTGAAATTCTGGGTTACATACATACCAAAGGGGCTGATTGTATTCGAAAAATCAATCAATTTACTCTaatcaatcaattaatttactttaatcaatcaatttactctaatcaatcaatcaattcaCTTCCACCGACAACAACAACCATAAAATTGACAGCAACAACAAAAATGGCAACAATAGCaacaaaaaacaacaacaatgacgACAACATTCAAATAGCAGCAAACAGGTTATGTTTGGATTCGAAAAAAACAATACATTTACTCTAATAGTCTATCAATTCTATCGACGACAACAACAACATCCAGAAAATTGAAAACAATAGCaacaaaaaaacaacaacaatgacgGCAACAACATTCAACACTGAAATCAATAAATGCAATTCCAATCTAGTCAAGGAGAGAAGGAGAGAGTGGAACCTCACGACGGGTAAACTCGACAGCGGCGAATAAGGACGTCGGGAAGGGGAAGACGGAAATCGGCCTCCGTCGGCGACCAGAGAGCGGAAACCGGACGCCGCCGGCCACTAGATAGCAGGGGGAAGAACgtcggagaggagagagaaagagaaataagtttgattttttttttttggaatttatgtcgaaaacatgtattaagggcaaaatagtaaaacgcgactaacggcagactaacggcgTTAACTCAAaggtgcatctcatgaacagtataaaaaaataggggtatattatgtgattcaaaaggcgcgagggtatttggtgcatttttgcaaacctcgggggcatttcatgaaaaaaccgtatttctaaagctcgcggaataagaatttttgttcccgtgcccggatctcacccatccgtttcaaggattcaaggccttatccaaaatagagtcacttgcggtctttccaaacgagactttaaacaatgtttggtggcgactccttcgaggtacaaaaattctacgtttttctaaagaaccgcccctcttatagaacgggaaacaagttttgcacaaaaaaaaccccctacagagatcaagtgaactgaatgcctagctagaggccgcttcagttcaagtggaattaataatattaatccacagcttactcttgactgaacccgtagggtcacacaaatagtacgtgaaaggatcaagtatttaatggaattaaatactccatttatgaatattcggaatcgacggatctcggttccagtgggagctgaaatcgtcaaaaggaaaattatggatactccggaaacgatgatattgccggaaacggaaatatggatcgtatcgaaaaaataaatattatccaagtcgtagatgttgccgaaaacggaaacatggtacgtatcggaaaatattatcggaaatggaaatattgccggaatcagaaatattgccggaaatggaaatattgtcagaatcggaaatattatcggaatcggaaaataattccggaatcggaaagattaaatatttgttcgaaacggaaattaattccggaatcggaaatattaaatattgttcgaatcggaaatgaattccagaatcggaaaattaatcggaaacgcgtcgtacgaattaagcatcagacgagcttgctagaggaaggcccaacacgaagccaggcccacgcctagcaagcccagcgcgcaaggcacaagcaacacagcaagccaaagacacgcaaggcccagcgcaaggccagggcCAGAGCGcccttgggctgcgagcaaagcTGCGAGCAACGCGGGTTGCGAGCAACACGGGCTGCGAAGCAGCGTGTGGGCTGCGAGCCTGCTGCGGGCTTCTCacgcgcgcgggcatggcctgctcgcttgtgggccgtgctcgtgtgtgtgttggagtttgtgcatgcatcgaatccttaagcgattaggattagattaaaagattaatttcctaagttactagttttaagtaaactctaattctaatagatttagaatacttgaatcctagtagacttctaattccattattcctactctataaatatgtgatggcattcacaaatttaaatacgcataatttcaattattcacctagttttaaggattaaaactaagtctAATATTTGCCTAAAATATTCGAACATATTCATAGAACCATAGGtgaaattctagttaattaaatctaaggcggatccgaacgtgctgtggactatctacggagggacgacatttggagtcctagacttgttcttgttcggttcgggcgcagctagggagggcacgctgcaaagtgtatgtgtcctaaattatgctaattgttatgtggcaattaatttggattcctggctttatggtttttccgcatgatttatattcaattatatgtatcataacctaacataagcAAGGTAAAATTTCCAATACACTTGGCAATTAAGCATGATTGCAGTATTTCTATATTTTTTCTGATTCAAATGTTATAATGAAGCTCAAACTCGGCTTTGCTTGTAAGAATATTGTATTCTCTGCTGTGTTTTCGCCACCTTTAACCCCAAAAAGCtgaagaaaatagaaaaatgaAAACAAGTACACTCATCCAATAGTTTTCTAGATAGAAAAAAGACATAGTACATCTATGTTTCAAATGACCTTTTATATTACAACAGCGGTTTTGAGTGAGTTGTTACTGATAGTGTTGCATGTAGGTATGTAACCCTCACATAAAAGTTAATGAATAAAGAGCTTTTGATTCCGTTAGAAATGGATGTTAACATTTTAAACAATGATTTTCTTACTTCGTAGAAAGAAAATATAACAGGAAACATGAGGGATATTTAATGCGTCAGTTCGGAGTTTATCAAGTGCACTTCTATTGCAGAGGAAcggtatgttaggttatgacaaatataaacaatatatttcatgcggaaaaaccataaagccaggaatccaaattaattgccacatagtcaattagcataattaggatacatataatgtgatgcgtgcattccctagctgctcccgaaccgaacaagaacaagtttaggactccaaatctcgcccctccgtagatagtccacagcacgttcggatccgccttagattcaaccaactagaatattctctaaggtattatgtttattcggaaagcttaattattaatttaggcaaattattaaattctcacttgaacttaatctatgtgaatacttattgaattgttatataaattgtgattatgaaccagtatttatagggtggaaataacggaattagaattctactaggattccaataactaaatccattaggattctagttgaaGTAAATCCTAAACGAGATTtaagtagaattaggaaaacgagatttaagcaagcaatcctaaacgaacAAGTCTTTGGTCGTACGAAGCCTCAcagccacgcagcccacgaggggcgctggtgctcggctcggcccaaggGATGGGCgttggcagcacgcggcccatgatgTTGGGCGCTGcttgctgggcctgccttgctcgttgctcgcgcgcgcgggctttgctgggcgctgggcctggcttcttgctgggccttgcgtctagcaagctcgccCGTCGATTATATACATAGTCTGAGGTTTACCGTTGATTATTTTTTTATGTATACATAGTCTAATTCAAGTATCTTTGTAATTATAATTCAAGTGAATGATTTCATAATAAAAGTTCATTTTTGTTACTTTACATTTGCAAGTTGACATTTTTAAATTGGGTAATTTTTTATACCTATATAATGTACTTCGTATTCGGCTAAGAAAACAGTAGCTGGCTCCaatgtatttttgttttgtCTTAACTCAATTTAGCGACTGCCTAAGCGGTCGTTAATTTAGCGACTGCTTAGGCGATCgttaatttagtgaccgcttaAGTAGTCGGTAATTTAGCGACCAACTTTGGTAGTCGCTAAATTACCGACTGTCAAGGCAGTCGCTAATTTAGCGACTGTTTATGCGGTCGTTAATTTACCGACTACTTAAGCGGTCGATAAAATACCAACTACTAAGCAGTCGGTATTTCAGACGGTAAATTTTACCGACCGTTTTCCAGTCGGAGTTTTCCAAATTACCGTCCAGGTGAGTACTGACCGACCTTTTACGACCGTTGCCGGTCGCTAAACAGTTTACCGACCCTATTTCGTGTTTTACCGACCACGTTCGACGGTCGGAAATTAAtccatttcttgtagtgactAACTTAGTAATTTGAACAGATAATCCCATCACTAAATCacttaattcataaataaattttGCATTCTTATCAATATTCAGATTATTGAAGGTGCTATTTCTATCTAGCATTTTAGCAATTTCTGATATAGCTCGAGTGTTCTTATCAATGTTTGTATTATGTGTGGCCTGACTCGTTTCTAGCAAGTTTTTGATGGTTACCTCAAGTTTTGAAGATCTGTTCGAGAAGCAGAATCGCCTTCGTCGCTACTCTCACCACGAGTTGTTGCTTTTGGTGGCATAATTGATCCAAGGAGACggtggctctgataccaatgatACAATCAGCTTACTAACACCCACCACACTCACTGACCCAATCTCAATGAAGAGATGAGGATCAGTATTGATCAATCCAAAGAACCTGCAGAATAAGAATAAGCTCTCAAGAATATAATCAATTGTTAACCACACAGAATTTGGGGAAGAAGAGAGAGAGTATAGAACTGGGGAAGTTTGTTattaatttcaacataaacgtTTACACCTAAAATGAGGCTTTATATAGCTTACAATTCAacagaaaaaagggaaaaaagggATAACAATAATCTGTCACCATGACAGTTATAACAACTTACTGAAATTATTCCTCAATTATATTCTTCCCCCCTGTCACAATCTCAAGTGCCGGGTCATACtctctttttgtctttttgTGTCAACTTCCTCCTTCATCCATTGCGTGCTCTACACTTGCTGGCTCCATGAGATTGATGCTTGCATCAATGCCTCCCCTCTCTCTACTCCAAAGATGCGCCACGATGAACCAGATGCAAAGTGGTGCAAATAACCCTGACTAGTTGCGAATACTCTAAGCGAAGTTTGACATGGCGTGTGTTCTCCGTCTTGGTGTCGGACGTGTTAGTTGggaagaggagagagggagaAGATGGTTGGTGTGGTGCTCCGGTGAGGAGGTCTGGTGAGTGGTTTggcaagaggagagagaaaaataacaATACTTGGATATTAAATTAGTCTAATTATATATTAACATTTTTAGAAATTAGtttttgatatttagaaaaataaaaataatgatttttcatgtttttcaaatcatttaattaattttggattaaaaaaaagataaaagaaaaaagGTTAAATAAATCAATTTCTACTAGCACAATTTTCGCAATGAAAACAAtatatctatattattaaagcggAGTGGTAGATAATATGAGGGCTCCAAAACCAATTCCCATCTCTCAtgcaatgttttttttttttttgataatcaaattaattcattgataaaaagtcaCATGACACCTACATCCCAAATTCATGCAATGTTATTTAAGGAAAcataataaaaaatttcaaaaaaaagcaatgAAATCAACTTAAATTCCTTCAGATATTTTGGATTATAAGTTTTTCTATGAGATTTGCCTTGAACAAATAACATTTAGTTATAAAGTCAAATCAATTTACACTTAAAGGGTGAAAAAAACTTAAACGGTTCAAAATTCAGGTTAATTTGTTTACAATCACGGTGGGTTTAGGTCGGGCTGAGTTGGAAAATTTTCAACTCTGATTTcatcccaacccaacccaacccattaTCAGCTCTAATACTATCTTTTAATAAAACCAAATTTCAATGAAAAATTGTAATTAGGAAAACAATGTTTGTTAATTATAGAATCCCAGCTGCTGAAAACTGAAACAGTAGAACAAAAAGCTCTACAAGTAGTCTAACAACCACCATGGATCTCTCCTCTCTCCGCCCCACCACTTGAAAGTTCAAACCTCACATTATCTCCACCCAAATTCTcttcttctcctttttttttagtTCCCttgttctctctctctttcccaTTATTTCCCTGATCGTACGCCCTCTCGAAAAGACCGAATATGTCAATGACCACGGCATCTGCAGCTGTTGGATCAGTCTGTTTTCCAAGATCAAGGATTAGGGGCTCATCCTTCCATCCAAGGATGTCTATCCGATCTAGCGGAAGCAGCACAGACACACTGTCTTCTGTAACTCAAATCTTAACCAAGTTACACAAGGATTGTGCTACACCTGTCCCTGTATTGCGCCACGTAGCGGATTCTATGGCCAATGATATGAGAGCTGGACTTGCTGTTGATGGTAGCAGTGATCTCAAGATGATCCTTAGCTATGTTGATGCTCTCCCCACCgggtattttcttttctttttcttaagGGTTGTTCATTAATGTGACTTAATAATAACGCATGTTTAGATTGTGATATAATTGAGATTTGAGAATGAATACCTTTAAACTCAGTTGATAAAATCTATACGGAGTAGACGACAAATTTTAGTTAGCTTAGATTGTACTATGTCCGACTCAAGACCCTGAGTGGGCCTACCTACAAGTTTAATGGGGTTTCAGACTTTCAGCCTAGAACCAaacgaaattggattttgggaatttctgaaattttctGTTCGTTTTCACCCTCGTCCCTTGGAGTTAGGGAAACGATTACTAATTTTGTTCAAGTATATCTATCTTTCCCTTTTGAGTGTGTATGAGTTTGAGCATACCATGTTGTTGGCTCAAGTTtggtatattcaacttttgatCTTAATTCATTATCCAATGTATTATATTCAAACGAACTCAATTGGCAAGATGACTTATGTTTGAGCAAGAAAAATGGGACATTGGGGGTATGGATAGTTTGCTGAAATGTTGTGGCCAAAAAAACTTGTATTCCAATGATGCTTGTGAACTTGTGTTGTTGAAAGGAATGAGAAAGGATTGTTCTATGCATTGGATCTTGGTGGAACGAATTTCCGGGTGTTGAGAGTGCAATTGGGTGGAACGGATCAACGTGTAATTGCTACTGAAGCTGAGCAAGTCTCAATTCCACAGGAATTAATGTTTGGTACCTCTGAGGTCCGTTGAATTATTTACTAGTATTCTATGAATAATTTAATCTCCCTCGTTTAACACCCTGAGGTGTTAATTGGAGCATGTCTGCAGGAACTCTTTGATTTCATAGCTTCTGGTTTGGCAAAATTTGCTGAAAAAGAGAATGGAGAATTCCAACTGTCACAAGGAAGAAACAGAGAACTTGGATTCACATTTTCTTTTCCAGTAAAACAAACATCTATAGATTCGGGTGTTCTGATCAAGTGGACAAAAGGTTTTGCGGTTTCAGGAACGGTTCGTGCTTAACTTTAGGGCTCCTCTAATTTAATGTATTGTAATCCTTATGATTGATTTCAATATAAAGATCTATAGCTTTCTTAATTAATAGATTTTGCTTTGAATTCTGTTTAGGCAGGAAGAGATGTAGTAGCCTGTTTAAATGAAGCTATGAAGAGGCAAGGGTTAGAAATGCAAGTCTCAGCTTTGGTAtgtgttgaattgttgaatGTTTGGCTATCATAAAGTCGTAGCCTTTTAGCAAGCATTAGGAAAGAGTGCTAATGCTCTTTACTAATGAAACAAGTTAGGTTAACGATACAGTTGGAACTTTAGCGGGCGCAAAGTACTGGGATAATGATGTCATGATCGCTGTGATCTTGGGAACAGGAACCAATGCTTGTTATGTGGAGAGGACGGATGCCATCCCTAAGTTGCCTGGCCAAATATCAAAGTCGGGAACAACTGTAAGCCAGAATCACTTCATTTA
This Spinacia oleracea cultivar Varoflay chromosome 6, BTI_SOV_V1, whole genome shotgun sequence DNA region includes the following protein-coding sequences:
- the LOC110800744 gene encoding hexokinase-2, chloroplastic; its protein translation is MSMTTASAAVGSVCFPRSRIRGSSFHPRMSIRSSGSSTDTLSSVTQILTKLHKDCATPVPVLRHVADSMANDMRAGLAVDGSSDLKMILSYVDALPTGNEKGLFYALDLGGTNFRVLRVQLGGTDQRVIATEAEQVSIPQELMFGTSEELFDFIASGLAKFAEKENGEFQLSQGRNRELGFTFSFPVKQTSIDSGVLIKWTKGFAVSGTAGRDVVACLNEAMKRQGLEMQVSALVNDTVGTLAGAKYWDNDVMIAVILGTGTNACYVERTDAIPKLPGQISKSGTTIINTEWGAFSTGLPLTEFDRGMDAASINPGEQIFEKTISGMYLGEIVRRVVLEMAETGSLFGSSIPEKLQTPFSLRTPHICAMQQDTTTNLDAVGSILFNEAGIESNMGARKMVLEVCDTIAKRGGRLAGAGIVGILQKMEDDMEGLIFGKRTVVAMDGGLYENYPQYRTYLQDAVTDLLGPALSENIVIEHSKDGSGIGAALLAAANSKYKP